Within the Scomber scombrus chromosome 4, fScoSco1.1, whole genome shotgun sequence genome, the region TTTCCACAATTTAGctaatcaaaaatgtattatagaAAAGAAAGACACTAAATAACCATACAAATGAATCCTATATGATACATGAAGATAGAAATCAGTCTTTGAAGACAGTCTGACCTGCATCACAGCAGAGTCCTGAAGCAGCACAGCGTCCACCCTCAGATCCGCACGGCCTCCCACCTGCCTGGCAAGGAGTGAGTAGGTAGTTCTCCTCCACGCAGTGAGCTGTTTCTGGGGAACCCAGCAGGCAACCAAGGCCCTCCCCACAGCAGATACCGGGTCCAAAGCAGCGGCCCCTGTCCCCGGGGCCACAGGACATGCACTGGTGGAGAGAAGTGATTATTCTTGGTGTTATTTAGAATACAATGGCACTGCTATTTAGCATTACATATCTGAGAAAAGATCTATTTATCCTTGATATGTCTCTCAAGCATTCTAAAGTTTTGAACGTGtatttcctccttttctgtttGCGCGTGAATGTTTTGATGCCTGTCAAGTCCAGTAAAGCCAATTTCATTAAAACAACCCAAAATCACACTTCACAAATTTGGCCAGATTTTACAATCTGTATAGCATACAACATTCTCCATCCTTAAACCTTTGATCCTTAGACTCTCACAGTCCTAACTTAAGTCTTGTATGTGCAATTGCTGACCTTCAATGGAAAAAACCctttttaaatcaagaaaatgttttccattttgcTGATGCTATACTTATCTGAACTTAATAGCTcacaaaataattcaaaagtTAAAGAATGGTAAAGGCAGCTCACCTTGCGCAGTGGGGCATCCATGATGGACCTCTTCCCACCAATGGGACAGTTAGAAATGTAGCATGCTGAACATACAGACAGCAGAAAAAGtaggcacacagacacagcagttCCAGTCATCTctgctgagagagaggaagaaagatggatAGAGGGAAGGCAAGGAAGGCTGTTAAGAATGACAGACTACAAAAGCTATGCCAGAAAGATGTCCACAAAGC harbors:
- the LOC133978795 gene encoding isotocin-neurophysin IT 1; the encoded protein is MTGTAVSVCLLFLLSVCSACYISNCPIGGKRSIMDAPLRKCMSCGPGDRGRCFGPGICCGEGLGCLLGSPETAHCVEENYLLTPCQAGGRPCGSEGGRCAASGLCCDAESCTTDQTCLIEEEGDDQASQFDGSDPGDIILRFLHLAGHSSPHRIHQ